A genomic region of Anopheles coustani chromosome 3, idAnoCousDA_361_x.2, whole genome shotgun sequence contains the following coding sequences:
- the LOC131272175 gene encoding mucin-2, with protein MRERMEWSDSSRKSFNEQLSRRRDIDGDINREPEKMRVMETPARDERFEILRYGPKGTGGDASLATAQLFGNSANALVPAGRNVLRQGDRAPANDHTHIETIDVKCDQRNGMLVTVQFEEDFRGVIYSQGYHNDPKCRYVQPNQGGRQFTFTVPYAGCGSKPSCAVCASVDNVLVIQTDEDVQEAWDTARRISCSQGEQRQNTIIFKPFVVDQLEVINVPTSTGGVECWMDIQRGLYPSITPIPSIIKIGEALSVLVYLRDPKGEYDVSVRDCYAFDSPDYDAPTTARLQLSDKNGCSRKKKLFGLWQKTTQTGSSGATLVVHNSIKAFKFPDRMQVFLKCDIEICRGGCGPQVCAEENSISTVETSTRRPTAPTRGRPERPTTSLAPTRGRPTRPPPTAQPTQPQYTAPPSTQPPRRGTRPPRPVETTPFPTAPPRRTRPPNTRAPVTTVAPFVCSPGSTDDRCNDVIVTQRPDCSRGSRDPRCRSRGTRPTVPPVTTPSTPAPLRCFPGSTDPRCPTTFRPNVRPTRPPPSPTTPRLSTTPEDDEDDSVPNCLLRGSDPRCDEISIFLPEIPQNQVTTRPVVVPTLPPVPSTTTSSCFPGSNDPRCRKPVLRCPPGTTDPRCPGFVQPTVAPKEAPTYLPPVQCYPGSTDPQCPRPVPTTTPAPRCYPGSTDPRCPQTPRPTPTTQPPLRCYPGSTDPRCPQTTPRPVPTTTPGPRCFPGSTDPRCPQTTPRPVPTPPPAPRCYPGSTDPRCPQTTPRPVPTTTPALRCYPGSTDPRCPQTTPRPVPTTTPAPVCYPGSTDPRCPQTTPRPVPTPPPAPRCYPGSTDPRCPQTTPRPVPTTTPAPVCYPGSTDPRCPQTTPRPVPTPPPAPRCYPGSTDPRCPQTTPRPVPTTTPAPRCYPGSTDPRCPQTTPRPVPTPPPAPRCYPGSTDPRCPQTTPRPVPTTTPAPVCYPGSTDPRCPTTPRPTPTTQPPLRCFPGSTDLRCPQTTTPRPAPTTTRGPVCYPGSTDPRCPQTTPRPVPTTTPGPRCYPGSTDVRCRQTTPRPVPQCYPGSRDPTCSDKQDAETYLPPVEQPRPTTTARPACYPGSTDPRCPQTTSRPVPTTTPAPRCFPGSTDPRCPQTTPRPVPTPPPAPRCYPGSTDPRCPQTTPRPVPTTTPAPRCYPGSNDPRCPTPPRPTPTTQPPLRCFPGSTDLRCPQTTTRPAPTTTPAPRCYPGSNDPRCPTTPRPTPTTTAAPRCYPGSTDLRCPQTTSRPVPTPPPAPRCYPGSTDPRCPQTTPRPVPTTTPAPRCFPGSTDLRCPQTTPRPVPTTTPAPVCYPGSTDPRCPKTTPRPVPTPPPAPRCYPGSTDPRCPQTTPRPVPTTTPAPRCYPGSTDLRCPQTTPRPVPTTTPAPVCYPGSTDPRCPTTPRPTPTTQPPLRCFPGSTDLRCPQTTPRPAPTTTPAPRCYPGSNDPRCPQTTPRPVPTTTPAPRCYPGSNDPRCPTTPRPTPTTQPPLRCFPGSNDLRCPQTTPRPVPTPPPAPRCYPGSTDPRCPQTTPRPVPTTTPAPRCFPGSLDPRCPTTPRPTVPARQPCYPGSPDPSCPRAFDPPTTPSACYPGSPDPNCPQPYRPTSTNPPATYLPPFPASNARSVRHLSPETLNDINALADLTDGAGPEVAADVSASADSSAPASESRTKRETSVFNELDGEQTKEIISITLNIKGYQFEP; from the exons ATGAGGGAGCGCATGGAGTGGAGTGATTCCTCCCGAAAATCGTTCAACGAGCAGCTGAGCCGTCGCAGGGATATAG ACGGCGACATCAACCGAGAACCGGAGAAGATGCGCGTCATGGAGACGCCTGCTCGGGACGAGCGGTTCGAGATTTTAAGATACGGACCGAA AGGAACTGGTGGTGAT GCAAGCCTAGCCACTGCGCAGCTGTTTGGCAATAGTGCGAATGCACTCGTGCCAGCGGGACGGAATGTCCTACGACAGGGTGATCGAGCACCGGCCAATGACCACACCCACATCGAGACGATCGACGTGAAGTGCGACCAGCGCAATGGCATGCTCGTGACGGTGCAGTTTGAGGAGGACTTCCGTGGAGTTATCTACAGCCAGGGTTACCACAACGACCCGAAGTGTCGTTATGTGCAGCCCAACCAGGGAGGACGGCAGTTCACCTTCACCGTGCCATATGCCGGGTGTGGCAGTAAGCCATCCTGCGCGGTCTGTGCCTCGGTGGACAACGTGCTCGTCATTCAGACGGACGAGGACGTGCAGGAGGCATGGGACACGGCACGGCGCATCTCGTGCAGCCAGGGCGAGCAGCGGCAGAATACGATCATCTTCAAGCCGTTCGTCGTCGATCAGCTGGAGGTCATCAACGTGCCAACGTCGACCGGCGGTGTCGAGTGCTGGATGGACATTCAGCGTGGCCTCTACCCGAGCATCACGCCCATCCCGAGCATCATCAAGATCGGCGAAGCGCTGAGCGTGCTGGTGTACCTGCGTGATCCGAAGGGCGAGTATGACGTGTCGGTGCGGGACTGCTACGCCTTCGACAGCCCGGACTATGACGCTCCGACCACGGCGCGCCTGCAGCTGTCGGACAAAAATGGTTGCTCGCGCAAGAAGAAGCTGTTCGGGCTGTGGCAAAAGACCACGCAGACCGGCAGCTCGGGCGCCACGCTCGTCGTGCACAACAGCATCAAGGCGTTCAAGTTCCCCGACCGTATGCAGGTGTTCCTGAAGTGTGACATCGAGATATGTCGTGGTGGATGCGGACCGCAAGTGTGTGCGGAGGAAAATTCGATCAGCACGGTTGAGACGTCAACCCGTCGCCCTACGGCACCGACGCGAGGAAGACCAGAAAGACCGACGACTTCGCTGGCACCGACTCGCGGACGTCCAACACGCCCGCCACCAACAGCACAGCCGACGCAACCGCAGTACACGGCGCCGCCCAGCACGCAGCCTCCTCGTCGAGGAACGCGTCCTCCACGTCCGGTAGAGACGACCCCGTTCCCAACGGCTCCGCCACGTCGTACACGTCCGCCGAATACGAGAGCTCCGGTCACTACCGTAGCACCGTTTGTTTGCTCACCTGGCTCGACTGACGATCGTTGCAATGATGTGATCGTCACCCAGCGCCCGGACTGTTCCCGTGGATCTCGTGATCCTCGCTGCCGTTCGCGTGGAACTCGCCCAACAGTTCCACCGGTCACAACTCCGAGCACTCCGGCACCACTGCGATGTTTCCCGGGATCGACGGATCCACGCTGTCCGACGACCTTCCGACCGAACGTACGCCCAACGCGTCCACCGCCATCGCCGACGACGCCACGCCTCTCAACGACTCCGgaagacgacgaagacgacagTGTGCCCAACTGCCTGCTTCGTGGAAGCGATCCACGTTGCGATGAAATTTCAATCTTCCTACCCGAGATTCCACAAAATCAGGTCACGACGCGGCCGGTAGTGGTTCCGACATTGCCACCAGTGCCATCGACTACGACATCAAGTTGTTTCCCGGGATCGAACGATCCACGCTGTCGAAAGCCAGTGCTTCGCTGTCCACCGGGAACAACGGATCCACGCTGTCCCGGATTCGTCCAGCCTACGGTTGCACCAAAAGAAGCTCCCACTTACTTACCACCGGTACAGTGCTACCCAGGCTCAACCGATCCGCAATGCCCACGACCGGTTCCAACGACGACTCCCGCACCGCGGTGCTATCCAGGTTCAACGGATCCTCGGTGTCCGCAGACTCCTCGTCCTACGCCAACAACGCAACCACCACTTCGTTGCTACCCGGGATCGACAGATCCTCGTTGTCCGCAGACCACTCCTCGTCCGGTACCTACAACTACTCCTGGGCCTCGTTGCTTCCCTGGATCTACTGATCCTCGGTGCCCACAGACGACGCCTCGTCCAGTAccgacaccaccaccagcgccaCGTTGTTATCCAGGCTCAACCGATCCTCGATGCCCACAAACAACACCGCGCCCGGTGCCAACTACTACTCCTGCTCTTCGCTGTTATCCAGGCTCCACGGATCCTCGCTGTCCGCAAACGACTCCTCGTCCGGTGCCAACAACTACTCCAGCACCGGTCTGCTACCCAGGATCTACTGATCCGCGATGCCCACAGACGACTCCCCGCCCAGTTCCGACACCACCTCCAGCACCGCGTTGCTATCCAGGCTCAACTGATCCACGGTGTCCACAAACCACACCGCGCCCGGTACCAACAACTACTCCAGCACCGGTCTGCTACCCAGGATCAACGGATCCACGATGCCCGCAAACGACTCCCCGTCCAGTTCCGACACCACCTCCAGCACCGCGTTGCTATCCAGGCTCAACAGATCCTCGGTGTCCACAAACCACACCGCGCCCAGTGCCAACTACTACTCCTGCTCCTCGCTGCTATCCGGGATCCACTGATCCCCGATGCCCACAGACAACTCCCCGCCCAGTGccgacaccaccaccagcacctcgTTGTTATCCAGGCTCGACGGATCCTCGCTGCCCGCAAACGACGCCCCGTCCAGTACCAACGACGACTCCGGCCCCGGTTTGCTATCCCGGTTCCACCGATCCACGATGCCCAACGACTCCTCGTCCTACACCAACCACGCAACCACCACTTCGATGTTTCCCGGGATCGACAGATCTTCGATGCCCACAGACGACAACACCTCGGCCAGCTCCGACAACGACTCGTGGACCCGTTTGCTACCCGGGATCGACCGATCCTAGGTGTCCGCAAACTACGCCACGCCCTGTACCAACTACGACGCCTGGACCACGTTGTTATCCTGGCTCGACTGATGTTCGCTGTCGGCAGACGACGCCACGACCAGTTCCACAATGCTATCCAG GTTCCCGTGATCCAACGTGCTCTGATAAGCAGGATGCCGAAACTTACCTCCCTCCGGTGGAACAACCAAGACCAACTACTACCGCTCGTCCAGCGTGTTATCCAG GTTCCACGGATCCTCGATGCCCGCAGACTACTTCACGTCCAGTTCCTACAACTACTCCTGCTCCACGATGCTTCCCGGGATCAACTGATCCTCGCTGTCCTCAGACCACCCCTAGACCAGttcccacaccaccaccagcgcctCGTTGCTATCCGGGCTCAACCGATCCCCGTTGCCCACAAACTACGCCTCGCCCAGTGCCCACTACCACTCCTGCACCCCGCTGCTACCCAGGTTCCAACGACCCTCGCTGCCCAACTCCACCTCGTCCAACACCGACAACACAACCACCACTCCGTTGCTTCCCGGGTTCAACGGATCTACGTTGCCCGCAAACAACAACCCGTCCAGCTCCTACCACGACCCCAGCCCCACGTTGCTACCCTGGATCGAATGATCCACGCTGTCCCACGACCCCTCGTCCAacgccaacaacaacagcagcacctCGTTGCTATCCAGGATCAACGGATCTGCGTTGCCCGCAAACAACTTCCCGTCCCGTCCCAACGCCCCCGCCAGCGCCTCGTTGCTATCCAGGTTCGACTGATCCTCGGTGTCCGCAGACAACTCCTCGTCCTGTACCAACGACAACTCCAGCACCTCGCTGTTTCCCGGGCTCGACTGATCTTCGATGCCCACAAACCACACCGCGCCCTGTCCCAACTACTACTCCAGCACCCGTGTGCTACCCAGGATCAACGGATCCTCGGTGTCCAAAAACGACTCCCCGCCCCgtaccaacaccaccaccagcgcctCGCTGTTATCCAGGATCGACTGATCCTCGGTGCCCTCAAACCACACCGCGCCCAGTTCCAACAACAACTCCAGCTCCCCGTTGCTATCCAGGCTCCACAGATCTTCGTTGTCCACAGACAACTCCACGCCCAGTGCCTACTACAACTCCAGCACCAGTTTGCTACCCAGGATCTACCGATCCTCGATGCCCCACAACACCCCGTCCTACACCAACAACGCAACCACCACTTCGTTGCTTCCCGGGATCAACTGATCTGCGTTGTCCGCAAACAACACCACGTCCAGCGCCAACGACTACCCCTGCTCCACGGTGCTACCCTGGATCCAATGATCCCCGCTGTCCTCAAACAACACCACGACCGGTTCCAACAACTACCCCTGCTCCCCGATGCTATCCAGGATCCAACGATCCCCGCTGCCCGACAACTCCTCGTCCAACACCCACCACGCAACCACCACTTCGGTGCTTCCCCGGATCAAACGATCTTCGATGCCCGCAAACTACTCCACGCCCGGTGCCAACACCACCGCCAGCACCACGTTGCTACCCGGGATCAACCGATCCACGCTGCCCACAAACAACACCCCGCCCAGTGCCGACCACAACGCCTGCACCGCGTTGTTTCCCCGGATCGCTTGATCCTCGCTGTCCAACCACTCCACGCCCGACAGTGCCGGCACGCCAACCGTGCTATCCCGGCTCTCCGGACCCCAGTTGCCCGCGAGCATTCGATCCACCGACCACGCCATCGGCCTGCTATCCTGGATCACCCGATCCCAACTGCCCGCAGCCTTACCGACCAACTAGCACTAATCCTCCTGCTACTTACCTGCCTCCATTCCCTGCATCCAACGCACGCTCCGTGCGCCATCTCAGCCCGGAAACGCTCAACGATATTAACGCACTGGCAGACCTAACGGACGGTGCCGGTCCCGAGGTGGCTGCCGACGTTTCCGCTAGTGCCGATTCGTCCGCACCTGCTAGCGAATCGAGAACCAAGCGAGAGACCAGCGTGTTCAACGAACTGGATGGCGAACAGACGAAGGAAATTATTTCCATCACGCTCAACATCAAGGGCTACCAGTTTGAGCCGTAG
- the LOC131272323 gene encoding integrator complex subunit 10, with product MDVLSNEKYLIARAKESTDPYKAKAWIIAAKTLFPNDFGVQFEAYEIEKNANNFEEAAKCLSYIVMTFHGAHQTPTSLLNEISLMTNALRIPEGSTTPEQEFYVKMFQYISYEVQHQILLLTAAHSNNNLDHCRLIFLLLKRFPQAISTHAPRLLETLIQNVGIPSFKEMLFNEAIPLVYNRVPELAPKLVHRLMAVCFEYYLNQMLNEMDDKARTVPECWRKIFEILDFCGKILKWEPFLLYKKSWSKDVYWQKIIHIYNLDPFRSTESKQILFCSTIVFVLSLQEYIAHSKLRSKDGTNETEVILVETLKDLVSDLSHRPRDNVLEIPHILVNPPVNADAPNCLIACHSCWQLLHANDVIQTDFAQLLLCIPQLSSWVQKFLNDLYVLLEKHEEAATLLQASNLATMSPLEKSVRQFALTLAKGPITGLLFEQIGTVLKHLAHAPNGGSYLENVSQAPTTRVLMLIPLSKRAILHYLVQTLIAVLKPKLIEQECGNSVLGNLLVLSQLNWPHESSTVEIIFEIIKSRRQFSYLLFTNYIINGEIIEEFMHLWIHATDVKLELAMPQQSLATGARRIGTRGADKGVKEDFKQIIRQQIARSNDDVDELILQFLQQQQLTLMQNVFDT from the exons ATGGATGTTTTGTCGAATGAAAAGTATCTCATAGCACGCGCCAAGGAATCCACTGATCCGTACAAAGCGAAGGCGTGGATAATTGCTGCAAAAACACTCTTCCCGAACGATTTCGGGGTGCAG TTTGAGGCGTACGAGATAGAAAAGAACGCAAACAATTTCGAGGAAGCAGCAAAATGTTTGAGCTACAT CGTGATGACCTTTCACGGGGCGCACCAAACGCCTACAAGCCTGCTGAACGAAATATCCCTGATGACGAACGCACTCCGTATTCCGGAGGGTTCCACCACACCGGAGCAGGAGTTTTATGTCAAAATGTTCCAGTACATATCCTATGAGGTGCAGCATCAGATACTGTTGTTGACGGCGGCACACTCGAACAACAATCTCGACCATTGCCGGTTGATTTTCCTGCTATTGAAGCGTTTTCCCCAGGCCATTTCTACTCATGCG CCACGGTTATTGGAAACGTTGATTCAAAATGTTGGCATTCCAAGCTTCAAGGAGATGCTATTCAACGAAGCTATACCGCTGGTGTACAATCGAGTGCCGGAGCTCGCCCCCAAGCTTGTCCACCGGTTGATGGCCGTTTGCTTCGAGTACTATCTTAACCAGATGTTGAACGAAATGGACGACAAGGCACGGACGGTGCCGGAGTGCTGGAGGAAGATATTTGAAATCTTGGACTTTTGTGGCAAGATTCTCAAATGGGAGCCGTTCCTGTTGTACAAAAAAAGCTGGAGCAAGGATGTTTACTGGCAGAAAATCATTCACATCTACAATCTCGACCCGTTCCGGTCGACGGAGAGCAAGCAGATACTGTTCTGCTCGACGATCGTGTTCGTGCTGTCGCTGCAGGAGTACATAGCGCACTCGAAGCTTCGCTCGAAGGACGGCACCAACGAAACCGAGGTGATTCTCGTGGAAACATTAAAGGATCTGGTGTCGGATTTATCACACCGACCGCGTGATAATGTGCTCGAGATTCCGCACATCCTCGTTAACCCACCGGTCAATGCGGACGCACCGAACTGTCTGATTGCATGCCATAGCTGTTGGCAACTGTTGCACGCAAATGACGTAATACAGACCGACTTTGCGCAGCTTCTTCTCTGCATACCGCAGCTTTCAAGCTGGGTTCAGAAGTTCCTCAACGATCTGTATGTGTTGCTTGAGAAGCATGAGGAGGCGGCCACCCTGCTACAAGCATCCAACCTGGCCACGATGTCGCCACTGGAAAAGTCCGTACGACAGTTTGCTCTGACCCTCGCCAAAGGACCCATCACAGGCCTGCTGTTCGAGCAGATTGGGACAGTCCTTAAGCACTTGGCGCATGCGCCGAACGGTGGATCCTATCTTGAGAATGTCTCCCAAGCGCCAACCACCCGCGTCCTCATGCTGATACCACTTTCGAAACGGGCCATCCTACACTATCTCGTGCAGACGCTGATTGCAGTGCTAAAGCCGAAACTGATCGAGCAAGAGTGCGGTAATAGTGTTTTGGGTAACTTGCTGGTTCTGTCGCAGCTCAACTGGCCGCACGAATCATCAACGGTGGAAATTATTTTCGAGATCATCAAAAGCCGTCGGCAGTTTTCGTATCTGCTCTTTACCAACTACATCATCAACGGGGAGATAATTGAGGAGTTTATGCACCTGTGGATACATGCCACCGATGTAAAGCTCGAACTGGCCATGCCTCAGCAGAGCCTAGCGACCGGTGCCCGGCGCATTGGAACCCGTGGTGCAGACAAGGGCGTGAAGGAGGACTTTAAGCAGATCATTCGGCAGCAGATAGCGCGCAGTAACGATGACGTGGACGAGCTGATACTGCAgttcctccagcagcagcaattaACACTGATGCAAAATGTATTCGACACGTGA